The following proteins are encoded in a genomic region of Triticum dicoccoides isolate Atlit2015 ecotype Zavitan chromosome 1B, WEW_v2.0, whole genome shotgun sequence:
- the LOC119345076 gene encoding putative F-box/LRR-repeat protein At3g58880 — MGTRVPPVPMDPAAAAKSRRDRHDPDEMEGLFSRMLSRTRNVLPDPPVSVDGRLFAHLPHDFVDCISRLPDVLLGNIVSRLPVKEAARTAALSRRWRGVWRSTPLVLVDSHILPADAGTAVARADARRITSAVSRILAAHPGPFRCVHLTSSYMEEFDGLLRRWLQILADKGIEELILINRPMPLGCLLRSTFFLPSTFLGMTTLTCLYLGLWKFPDTTGVKRVTFFPNLRELGLCTVLMESKDLDFILDRSPVLETLCVESNIFKLGLRLVSQSIRCVKIILSFFEEIAVVDAPCLERLILSGGWTKDGVCTKVKIGHAPKLHSLGYLDSENHVLEFGNTVIKAGTKTSPSTMVPSVRILALEVRCGVRSYAKMIPTVLRCFPNVETLHIMSGETGQPSGKHNLEFWNESGTIKCIRSCIKLLVFHDFRGDRSELAFLKFFFKSALVLEEALIVMANGSFTSMEDMLSKVKPLGSMKRASSDSTITINPQGGSIWNFKKASDFSLCDPFAND; from the exons ATGGGCACCCGGGTGCCGCCCGTTCCCATGGATCCCGCGGCCGCGGCGAAGTCCCGCCGCGACCGCCATGACCCGGACGAGATGGAGGGCCTCTTCTCCCGCATGCTCTCCCGGACCCGCAACGTCCTCCCAGACCCGCCCGTCTCCGTCGACGGCCGCCTCTTCGCTCACCTCCCCCACGACTTCGTCGACTGCATCAGCcgcctccccgacgtgctcctcgGCAACATCGTCTCCCGCCTCCCAGTCAAGGAagccgcgcgcacggccgcgctctCCCGGCGCTGGCGTGGGGTCTGGCGCTCCACCCCGCTCGTCCTCGTCGACTCTCACATCCTCCCCGCAGACGCAGGCACCGCGGTCGCGCGCGCCGACGCGCGGCGCATCACCTCCGCCGTCTCCCGCATCCTCGCCGCGCACCCGGGTCCCTTTCGCTGCGTCCACCTCACCAGCAGCTACATGGAAGAGTTCGATGGCCTGCTCAGGCGCTGGCTCCAGATCCTCGCCGACAAGGGCATCGAGGAACTCATCCTCATCAACCGCCCAATGCCGCTCGGCTGCCTTCTCCGCTCCACGTTCTTTCTCCCCTCCACGTTCTTAGGCATGACCACCCTCACCTGTCTCTACCTCGGCCTCTGGAAGTTCCCCGACACGACCGGCGTCAAGCGCGTCACCTTTTTCCCTAACCTCCGTGAGCTTGGGCTCTGCACCGTCCTCATGGAGAGCAAGGATTTGGACTTCATCCTCGACAGGAGCCCCGTGCTTGAGACGCTCTGTGTGGAAAGCAATATTTTCAAGCTTGGCCTTCGCCTTGTCAGCCAAAGCATCCGGTGCGTGAAGATCATCCTGTCCTTCTTTGAGGAAATCGCTGTGGTGGACGCCCCATGCCTGGAGCGACTCATCCTATCAGGAGGTTGGACCAAAGACGGTGTCTGTACCAAGGTGAAGATCGGCCATGCCCCCAAGTTGCACTCGCTTGGATACTTGGATTCAGAAAATCATGTCCTAGAGTTCGGCAACACTGTCATCAAG GCTGGGACAAAGACGAGCCCAAGCACCATGGTACCAAGTGTGAGGATCCTGGCTTTGGAGGTGCGTTGTGGAGTCCGCAGTTATGCCAAGATGATCCCGACTGTCCTCAGATGCTTTCCGAATGTTGAGACGCTCCACATCATG TCTGGAGAAACTGGTCAACCCTCTGGCAAGCACAACCTTGAGTTCTGGAATGAGTCTGGTACCATAAAATGCATCCGCTCATGCATCAAGCTGCTGGTTTTCCATGATTTCCGAGGGGATCGAAGTGAGCTTGCTTTCCTCAAGTTTTTCTTTAAGAGTGCGTTGGTGCTGGAGGAGGCGTTGATAGTGATGGCAAATGGAAGTTTCACTTCGATGGAGGATATGCTTTCCAAAGTGAAGCCTCTgggatccatgaaacgggccagttcAGACTCCACAATCACGATTAATCCCCAAGGAGGTAGCATTTGGAACTTCAAGAAAGCATCCGACTTTTCTCTTTGCGACCCTTTCGCGAACGACTGA